From Centropristis striata isolate RG_2023a ecotype Rhode Island chromosome 16, C.striata_1.0, whole genome shotgun sequence, a single genomic window includes:
- the LOC131988048 gene encoding putative E3 ubiquitin-protein ligase UBR7 isoform X1, translating into MASNKEDADIDDAAINEEELEKALCVLAGSDPENCSYSRGYVKRQAVFACNTCTPSAAEPAGVCLACANKCHDGHDIFELYTKRNFRCDCGNGKFGEFNCQLIPAKDEENSRNHYNHNFSGCYCSCDRPYPDTDDQANDEMIQCIICEDWFHSRHLGCTAAEPEELQEMICEACMNKFPVLWTYAAHFAVAPVVSVSHPEEEVEVDVVEGAEQVEDSESSQSQDEQPSVSHTKQEEAANRSSPCKRTHEEMTGSPAKATAKTAVCRLKELQAAGQERPRQGAVFWPYSWRSELCTCTSCKRTYVAGEVQFLMDQTDTILAYEKKGLDEPFGQHPLMALTSSMNRVQQLEVIYGFNELTTSMTAFLDQCEAEGKMVTVEAVHEFFEELRARKRRRTNAGYQ; encoded by the exons ATGGCTTCAAATAAAGAAGACGCAGACATTGACGACGCTGCCATCAacgaggaggagctggagaaggCTTTGTGTGTGCTGGCTGGAAGCGACCCAGAAAACTGCTCCTATTCTCGG GGTTATGTGAAGAGACAGGCTGTGTTTGCCTGCAACACCTGCACTCCCAGTGCTGCAGAGCCCGCGGGGGTTTGTCTGGCCTGTGCCAATAAATGCCACGATGGACATGACATCTTTGAGCTGTACACCAAAAG GAATTTCCGCTGTGACTGTGGAAATGGCAAGTTTGGGGAATTCAACTGTCAGCTAATTCCT GCCAAAGATGAGGAAAACAGCCGAAATCACTACAATCACAACTTCAGTGGCTGCTACTGCTCGTGTGACCGGCCGTACCCAGACACAGATGATCag GCCAACGATGAGATGATTCAGTGCATCATCTGTGAAGATTGGTTCCACAGCAGG CACCTGGGCTGCACTGCAGCAGAGcctgaggagctgcaggagatgATATGTGAGGCCTGCATGAACAAGTTTCCTGTTTTGTGGACGTATGCTGCTCACTTTGCAG TAGCACCCGTGGTCAGCGTGAGTCATCCTGAGGAGGAGGTAGAAGTGGATGTGGTGGAAGGAGCAGAACAGGTGGAAGACTCAGAGTCCAGTCAGAGTCAGGACGAGCAGCCATCCGTCAGTCACACGAAGCAAGAG GAAGCTGCAAACAGGAGTTCCCCTTGCAAACGTACCCATGAGGAAATGACGGGCAGCCCTGCTAAGGCCACGGCCAAAACCGCTGTGTGCAGGCTGAAGGAGCTGCAGGCCGCGGGTCAGGAGAGGCCGAGACAGGGAGCGGTGTTCTGGCCTTACAGTTGGCGCTCTGAGCTCTGCACCTGCACGAGCTGCAAG AGAACCTATGTGGCGGGAGAGGTGCAGTTCCTCATGGATCAGACCGACACCATTCTGGCCTACGAGAAGAAAGGCTTGGATGAGCCGTTTGGGCAGCACCCGCTGATGGCACTGACGAGCTCGATGAACCGCGTGCAGCAACTGGAGGTCATTTACG GTTTCAACGAGCTGACAACTTCGATGACTGCATTTTTAGACCAGTGTGAAGCTGAAGGAAAG ATGGTCACAGTTGAAGCTGTACATGAGTTTTTTGAGGAGCTGCGGGCCAGAAAAAGACGACGGACCAATGCAGGATACCAGTAA
- the LOC131988048 gene encoding putative E3 ubiquitin-protein ligase UBR7 isoform X2 — MASNKEDADIDDAAINEEELEKALCVLAGSDPENCSYSRGYVKRQAVFACNTCTPSAAEPAGVCLACANKCHDGHDIFELYTKRNFRCDCGNGKFGEFNCQLIPAKDEENSRNHYNHNFSGCYCSCDRPYPDTDDQANDEMIQCIICEDWFHSRHLGCTAAEPEELQEMICEACMNKFPVLWTYAAHFAAPVVSVSHPEEEVEVDVVEGAEQVEDSESSQSQDEQPSVSHTKQEEAANRSSPCKRTHEEMTGSPAKATAKTAVCRLKELQAAGQERPRQGAVFWPYSWRSELCTCTSCKRTYVAGEVQFLMDQTDTILAYEKKGLDEPFGQHPLMALTSSMNRVQQLEVIYGFNELTTSMTAFLDQCEAEGKMVTVEAVHEFFEELRARKRRRTNAGYQ; from the exons ATGGCTTCAAATAAAGAAGACGCAGACATTGACGACGCTGCCATCAacgaggaggagctggagaaggCTTTGTGTGTGCTGGCTGGAAGCGACCCAGAAAACTGCTCCTATTCTCGG GGTTATGTGAAGAGACAGGCTGTGTTTGCCTGCAACACCTGCACTCCCAGTGCTGCAGAGCCCGCGGGGGTTTGTCTGGCCTGTGCCAATAAATGCCACGATGGACATGACATCTTTGAGCTGTACACCAAAAG GAATTTCCGCTGTGACTGTGGAAATGGCAAGTTTGGGGAATTCAACTGTCAGCTAATTCCT GCCAAAGATGAGGAAAACAGCCGAAATCACTACAATCACAACTTCAGTGGCTGCTACTGCTCGTGTGACCGGCCGTACCCAGACACAGATGATCag GCCAACGATGAGATGATTCAGTGCATCATCTGTGAAGATTGGTTCCACAGCAGG CACCTGGGCTGCACTGCAGCAGAGcctgaggagctgcaggagatgATATGTGAGGCCTGCATGAACAAGTTTCCTGTTTTGTGGACGTATGCTGCTCACTTTGCAG CACCCGTGGTCAGCGTGAGTCATCCTGAGGAGGAGGTAGAAGTGGATGTGGTGGAAGGAGCAGAACAGGTGGAAGACTCAGAGTCCAGTCAGAGTCAGGACGAGCAGCCATCCGTCAGTCACACGAAGCAAGAG GAAGCTGCAAACAGGAGTTCCCCTTGCAAACGTACCCATGAGGAAATGACGGGCAGCCCTGCTAAGGCCACGGCCAAAACCGCTGTGTGCAGGCTGAAGGAGCTGCAGGCCGCGGGTCAGGAGAGGCCGAGACAGGGAGCGGTGTTCTGGCCTTACAGTTGGCGCTCTGAGCTCTGCACCTGCACGAGCTGCAAG AGAACCTATGTGGCGGGAGAGGTGCAGTTCCTCATGGATCAGACCGACACCATTCTGGCCTACGAGAAGAAAGGCTTGGATGAGCCGTTTGGGCAGCACCCGCTGATGGCACTGACGAGCTCGATGAACCGCGTGCAGCAACTGGAGGTCATTTACG GTTTCAACGAGCTGACAACTTCGATGACTGCATTTTTAGACCAGTGTGAAGCTGAAGGAAAG ATGGTCACAGTTGAAGCTGTACATGAGTTTTTTGAGGAGCTGCGGGCCAGAAAAAGACGACGGACCAATGCAGGATACCAGTAA